The following coding sequences are from one Xiphophorus couchianus chromosome 22, X_couchianus-1.0, whole genome shotgun sequence window:
- the ikzf1 gene encoding DNA-binding protein Ikaros isoform X2 codes for METEEAQEMAQMPGRESPPANEASEEAEEPMAVPEDLSAGSTHQQNNRGDKACNIKVEARSDEESGLACDMMNGVEEEECAEDLRVVDSSGAKLNGSQPSPEAKAFSSAGGIRLPNGKLKCDICGIVCIGPNVLMVHKRSHTGERPFQCSQCGASFTQKGNLLRHIKLHSGEKPFKCHLCSYACRRRDALTGHLRTHSVGKPHKCAYCGRSYKQRSSLEEHKERCHNYLQCMGLQNSIYTGDKRLSDLSYDGGSGELIQPHVIDQAINSAISYLGAESLRPLVQTSPAPSEVGIGSIYPLHKPVPEGHVGAVLSAKDSAAENLLLLSKSAPSDKDGSPSHSGQDSTDTESNNEDRTGAATGLIYLTNHMGMRNGRLPLVKEEQQRYDSIREVAADSFKVVTADGEQVRAYRCEPCRVLFLDHVMYTIHMGCHDHRDPFECNICGHRSQDRYEFSSHITRGEHR; via the exons ATGGAGACCGAAGAGGCCCAGGAAATGGCGCAGATGCCAG GCAGGGAGAGCCCCCCTGCCAACGAAGCGTctgaggaggcagaggagcccATGGCCGTCCCCGAAGACCTGTCAGCCGGTTCCACCCATCAGCAGAACAACCGGGGGGACAAAG CCTGTAACATTAAAGTTGAGGCTCGCAGTGATGAGGAGAGTGGGCTGGCCTGTGACATGATGAATGgcgtggaggaggaggagtgcgCGGAAGACTTGCGCGTGGTCGACTCCTCCGGGGCCAAGCTGAACGGCTCACAGCCGAGTCCCGAAGCCAAGGCCTTCTCCTCGGCTGGCGGTATCCGGCTGCCCAACGGGAAGCTCAAGTGCGATATCTGTGGGATAGTTTGCATTGGCCCCAATGTGTTGATGGTGCACAAGCGAAGCCACACCG GCGAGCGGCCGTTCCAGTGCAGCCAGTGCGGCGCCTCCTTCACCCAGAAGGGCAACCTGCTGCGTCACATCAAGCTCCACTCAGGGGAGAAACCCTTCAAGTGTCACCTGTGCAGCTACGCCTGCCGCAGGAGGGACGCCCTCACCGGACACCTGCGCACCCACTCAG TTGGAAAACCGCACAAGTGCGCCTACTGTGGCCGGAGCTACAAGCAGCGCAGCTCCCTGGAGGAGCACAAGGAGCGCTGCCACAACTACCTGCAGTGCATGGGCCTGCAGAACAGCATCTACACAG GAGACAAACGTCTGTCGGATCTGTCGTACGACGGCGGGTCGGGAGAGCTCATCCAGCCGCACGTCATCGACCAGGCGATCAACAGCGCCATAAGCTACCTGGGAGCGGAGTCTCTGCGGCCCCTGGTCCAGACCTCCCCGGCGCCCTCCGAGGTCGGCATCGGCTCCATCTACCCGCTCCACAAGCCGGTCCCCGAGGGCCACGTGGGCGCCGTCCTGTCGGCCAAAGACAGCGCGGCCGAGAACCTGCTGCTGCTATCCAAGTCGGCGCCCAGCGACAAGGACGGCTCGCCCAGCCACAGCGGCCAGGACTCCACCGACACCGAGAGCAACAACGAAGACCGGACGGGCGCGGCCACCGGCCTCATCTACCTGACCAACCACATGGGCATGAGGAACGGCAGGCTGCCGCTGGTcaaggaggagcagcagaggtaCGACTCCATCAGGGAGGTGGCCGCCGACAGCTTCAAGGTGGTGACGGCGGACGGCGAGCAGGTGAGAGCGTACCGCTGCGAGCCGTGCCGCGTACTCTTCCTGGACCACGTCATGTACACCATTCACATGGGCTGCCACGACCACAGAGACCCCTTCGAGTGCAACATCTGCGGCCACCGGAGTCAAGACCGCTACGAGTTCTCGTCTCACATAACCCGGGGGGAGCATCGTTGA
- the ikzf1 gene encoding DNA-binding protein Ikaros isoform X3, with translation MLGWNEEVQWRGEGLRAQLHGAAAALRPSAHGAGESWKNFILQTQGIAEYLHRMETEEAQEMAQMPGRESPPANEASEEAEEPMAVPEDLSAGSTHQQNNRGDKACNIKVEARSDEESGLACDMMNGVEEEECAEDLRVVDSSGAKLNGSQPSPEAKAFSSAGGIRLPNGKLKCDICGIVCIGPNVLMVHKRSHTGERPFQCSQCGASFTQKGNLLRHIKLHSGEKPFKCHLCSYACRRRDALTGHLRTHSVGKPHKCAYCGRSYKQRSSLEEHKERCHNYLQCMGLQNSIYTVVKEESNQNEQREDLSQTGSDRALVLDRLANNVAKRKSTMPQKFVGDKRLSDLSYDGGSGELIQPHVIDQAINSAISYLGAESLRPLVQTSPAPSEVGIGSIYPLHKPVPEGHVGAVLSAKDSAAENLLLLSKSAPSDKDGSPSHSGQDSTDTESNNEDRTGAATGLIYLTNHMGMRNGRLPLVKEEQQRYDSIREVAADSFKVVTADGEQVRAYRCEPCRVLFLDHVMYTIHMGCHDHRDPFECNICGHRSQDRYEFSSHITRGEHR, from the exons AATACTTGCACCGCATGGAGACCGAAGAGGCCCAGGAAATGGCGCAGATGCCAG GCAGGGAGAGCCCCCCTGCCAACGAAGCGTctgaggaggcagaggagcccATGGCCGTCCCCGAAGACCTGTCAGCCGGTTCCACCCATCAGCAGAACAACCGGGGGGACAAAG CCTGTAACATTAAAGTTGAGGCTCGCAGTGATGAGGAGAGTGGGCTGGCCTGTGACATGATGAATGgcgtggaggaggaggagtgcgCGGAAGACTTGCGCGTGGTCGACTCCTCCGGGGCCAAGCTGAACGGCTCACAGCCGAGTCCCGAAGCCAAGGCCTTCTCCTCGGCTGGCGGTATCCGGCTGCCCAACGGGAAGCTCAAGTGCGATATCTGTGGGATAGTTTGCATTGGCCCCAATGTGTTGATGGTGCACAAGCGAAGCCACACCG GCGAGCGGCCGTTCCAGTGCAGCCAGTGCGGCGCCTCCTTCACCCAGAAGGGCAACCTGCTGCGTCACATCAAGCTCCACTCAGGGGAGAAACCCTTCAAGTGTCACCTGTGCAGCTACGCCTGCCGCAGGAGGGACGCCCTCACCGGACACCTGCGCACCCACTCAG TTGGAAAACCGCACAAGTGCGCCTACTGTGGCCGGAGCTACAAGCAGCGCAGCTCCCTGGAGGAGCACAAGGAGCGCTGCCACAACTACCTGCAGTGCATGGGCCTGCAGAACAGCATCTACACAG TAGTAAAGGAAGAAAGCAACCAGAATGAGCAGAGGGAAGACTTAAGCCAGACGGGATCTGACAGAGCCTTGGTGCTAGACAGACTAGCTAATAATGTAGCTAAGCGTAAGAGCACTATGCCCCAGAAGTTTGTGG GAGACAAACGTCTGTCGGATCTGTCGTACGACGGCGGGTCGGGAGAGCTCATCCAGCCGCACGTCATCGACCAGGCGATCAACAGCGCCATAAGCTACCTGGGAGCGGAGTCTCTGCGGCCCCTGGTCCAGACCTCCCCGGCGCCCTCCGAGGTCGGCATCGGCTCCATCTACCCGCTCCACAAGCCGGTCCCCGAGGGCCACGTGGGCGCCGTCCTGTCGGCCAAAGACAGCGCGGCCGAGAACCTGCTGCTGCTATCCAAGTCGGCGCCCAGCGACAAGGACGGCTCGCCCAGCCACAGCGGCCAGGACTCCACCGACACCGAGAGCAACAACGAAGACCGGACGGGCGCGGCCACCGGCCTCATCTACCTGACCAACCACATGGGCATGAGGAACGGCAGGCTGCCGCTGGTcaaggaggagcagcagaggtaCGACTCCATCAGGGAGGTGGCCGCCGACAGCTTCAAGGTGGTGACGGCGGACGGCGAGCAGGTGAGAGCGTACCGCTGCGAGCCGTGCCGCGTACTCTTCCTGGACCACGTCATGTACACCATTCACATGGGCTGCCACGACCACAGAGACCCCTTCGAGTGCAACATCTGCGGCCACCGGAGTCAAGACCGCTACGAGTTCTCGTCTCACATAACCCGGGGGGAGCATCGTTGA
- the ikzf1 gene encoding DNA-binding protein Ikaros isoform X1, with protein METEEAQEMAQMPGRESPPANEASEEAEEPMAVPEDLSAGSTHQQNNRGDKACNIKVEARSDEESGLACDMMNGVEEEECAEDLRVVDSSGAKLNGSQPSPEAKAFSSAGGIRLPNGKLKCDICGIVCIGPNVLMVHKRSHTGERPFQCSQCGASFTQKGNLLRHIKLHSGEKPFKCHLCSYACRRRDALTGHLRTHSVGKPHKCAYCGRSYKQRSSLEEHKERCHNYLQCMGLQNSIYTVKEESNQNEQREDLSQTGSDRALVLDRLANNVAKRKSTMPQKFVGDKRLSDLSYDGGSGELIQPHVIDQAINSAISYLGAESLRPLVQTSPAPSEVGIGSIYPLHKPVPEGHVGAVLSAKDSAAENLLLLSKSAPSDKDGSPSHSGQDSTDTESNNEDRTGAATGLIYLTNHMGMRNGRLPLVKEEQQRYDSIREVAADSFKVVTADGEQVRAYRCEPCRVLFLDHVMYTIHMGCHDHRDPFECNICGHRSQDRYEFSSHITRGEHR; from the exons ATGGAGACCGAAGAGGCCCAGGAAATGGCGCAGATGCCAG GCAGGGAGAGCCCCCCTGCCAACGAAGCGTctgaggaggcagaggagcccATGGCCGTCCCCGAAGACCTGTCAGCCGGTTCCACCCATCAGCAGAACAACCGGGGGGACAAAG CCTGTAACATTAAAGTTGAGGCTCGCAGTGATGAGGAGAGTGGGCTGGCCTGTGACATGATGAATGgcgtggaggaggaggagtgcgCGGAAGACTTGCGCGTGGTCGACTCCTCCGGGGCCAAGCTGAACGGCTCACAGCCGAGTCCCGAAGCCAAGGCCTTCTCCTCGGCTGGCGGTATCCGGCTGCCCAACGGGAAGCTCAAGTGCGATATCTGTGGGATAGTTTGCATTGGCCCCAATGTGTTGATGGTGCACAAGCGAAGCCACACCG GCGAGCGGCCGTTCCAGTGCAGCCAGTGCGGCGCCTCCTTCACCCAGAAGGGCAACCTGCTGCGTCACATCAAGCTCCACTCAGGGGAGAAACCCTTCAAGTGTCACCTGTGCAGCTACGCCTGCCGCAGGAGGGACGCCCTCACCGGACACCTGCGCACCCACTCAG TTGGAAAACCGCACAAGTGCGCCTACTGTGGCCGGAGCTACAAGCAGCGCAGCTCCCTGGAGGAGCACAAGGAGCGCTGCCACAACTACCTGCAGTGCATGGGCCTGCAGAACAGCATCTACACAG TAAAGGAAGAAAGCAACCAGAATGAGCAGAGGGAAGACTTAAGCCAGACGGGATCTGACAGAGCCTTGGTGCTAGACAGACTAGCTAATAATGTAGCTAAGCGTAAGAGCACTATGCCCCAGAAGTTTGTGG GAGACAAACGTCTGTCGGATCTGTCGTACGACGGCGGGTCGGGAGAGCTCATCCAGCCGCACGTCATCGACCAGGCGATCAACAGCGCCATAAGCTACCTGGGAGCGGAGTCTCTGCGGCCCCTGGTCCAGACCTCCCCGGCGCCCTCCGAGGTCGGCATCGGCTCCATCTACCCGCTCCACAAGCCGGTCCCCGAGGGCCACGTGGGCGCCGTCCTGTCGGCCAAAGACAGCGCGGCCGAGAACCTGCTGCTGCTATCCAAGTCGGCGCCCAGCGACAAGGACGGCTCGCCCAGCCACAGCGGCCAGGACTCCACCGACACCGAGAGCAACAACGAAGACCGGACGGGCGCGGCCACCGGCCTCATCTACCTGACCAACCACATGGGCATGAGGAACGGCAGGCTGCCGCTGGTcaaggaggagcagcagaggtaCGACTCCATCAGGGAGGTGGCCGCCGACAGCTTCAAGGTGGTGACGGCGGACGGCGAGCAGGTGAGAGCGTACCGCTGCGAGCCGTGCCGCGTACTCTTCCTGGACCACGTCATGTACACCATTCACATGGGCTGCCACGACCACAGAGACCCCTTCGAGTGCAACATCTGCGGCCACCGGAGTCAAGACCGCTACGAGTTCTCGTCTCACATAACCCGGGGGGAGCATCGTTGA
- the ikzf1 gene encoding DNA-binding protein Ikaros isoform X4 translates to METEEAQEMAQMPGRESPPANEASEEAEEPMAVPEDLSAGSTHQQNNRGDKGERPFQCSQCGASFTQKGNLLRHIKLHSGEKPFKCHLCSYACRRRDALTGHLRTHSVGKPHKCAYCGRSYKQRSSLEEHKERCHNYLQCMGLQNSIYTVVKEESNQNEQREDLSQTGSDRALVLDRLANNVAKRKSTMPQKFVGDKRLSDLSYDGGSGELIQPHVIDQAINSAISYLGAESLRPLVQTSPAPSEVGIGSIYPLHKPVPEGHVGAVLSAKDSAAENLLLLSKSAPSDKDGSPSHSGQDSTDTESNNEDRTGAATGLIYLTNHMGMRNGRLPLVKEEQQRYDSIREVAADSFKVVTADGEQVRAYRCEPCRVLFLDHVMYTIHMGCHDHRDPFECNICGHRSQDRYEFSSHITRGEHR, encoded by the exons ATGGAGACCGAAGAGGCCCAGGAAATGGCGCAGATGCCAG GCAGGGAGAGCCCCCCTGCCAACGAAGCGTctgaggaggcagaggagcccATGGCCGTCCCCGAAGACCTGTCAGCCGGTTCCACCCATCAGCAGAACAACCGGGGGGACAAAG GCGAGCGGCCGTTCCAGTGCAGCCAGTGCGGCGCCTCCTTCACCCAGAAGGGCAACCTGCTGCGTCACATCAAGCTCCACTCAGGGGAGAAACCCTTCAAGTGTCACCTGTGCAGCTACGCCTGCCGCAGGAGGGACGCCCTCACCGGACACCTGCGCACCCACTCAG TTGGAAAACCGCACAAGTGCGCCTACTGTGGCCGGAGCTACAAGCAGCGCAGCTCCCTGGAGGAGCACAAGGAGCGCTGCCACAACTACCTGCAGTGCATGGGCCTGCAGAACAGCATCTACACAG TAGTAAAGGAAGAAAGCAACCAGAATGAGCAGAGGGAAGACTTAAGCCAGACGGGATCTGACAGAGCCTTGGTGCTAGACAGACTAGCTAATAATGTAGCTAAGCGTAAGAGCACTATGCCCCAGAAGTTTGTGG GAGACAAACGTCTGTCGGATCTGTCGTACGACGGCGGGTCGGGAGAGCTCATCCAGCCGCACGTCATCGACCAGGCGATCAACAGCGCCATAAGCTACCTGGGAGCGGAGTCTCTGCGGCCCCTGGTCCAGACCTCCCCGGCGCCCTCCGAGGTCGGCATCGGCTCCATCTACCCGCTCCACAAGCCGGTCCCCGAGGGCCACGTGGGCGCCGTCCTGTCGGCCAAAGACAGCGCGGCCGAGAACCTGCTGCTGCTATCCAAGTCGGCGCCCAGCGACAAGGACGGCTCGCCCAGCCACAGCGGCCAGGACTCCACCGACACCGAGAGCAACAACGAAGACCGGACGGGCGCGGCCACCGGCCTCATCTACCTGACCAACCACATGGGCATGAGGAACGGCAGGCTGCCGCTGGTcaaggaggagcagcagaggtaCGACTCCATCAGGGAGGTGGCCGCCGACAGCTTCAAGGTGGTGACGGCGGACGGCGAGCAGGTGAGAGCGTACCGCTGCGAGCCGTGCCGCGTACTCTTCCTGGACCACGTCATGTACACCATTCACATGGGCTGCCACGACCACAGAGACCCCTTCGAGTGCAACATCTGCGGCCACCGGAGTCAAGACCGCTACGAGTTCTCGTCTCACATAACCCGGGGGGAGCATCGTTGA
- the ikzf1 gene encoding DNA-binding protein Ikaros isoform X5, with protein METEEAQEMAQMPGRESPPANEASEEAEEPMAVPEDLSAGSTHQQNNRGDKGERPFQCSQCGASFTQKGNLLRHIKLHSGEKPFKCHLCSYACRRRDALTGHLRTHSVGKPHKCAYCGRSYKQRSSLEEHKERCHNYLQCMGLQNSIYTVKEESNQNEQREDLSQTGSDRALVLDRLANNVAKRKSTMPQKFVGDKRLSDLSYDGGSGELIQPHVIDQAINSAISYLGAESLRPLVQTSPAPSEVGIGSIYPLHKPVPEGHVGAVLSAKDSAAENLLLLSKSAPSDKDGSPSHSGQDSTDTESNNEDRTGAATGLIYLTNHMGMRNGRLPLVKEEQQRYDSIREVAADSFKVVTADGEQVRAYRCEPCRVLFLDHVMYTIHMGCHDHRDPFECNICGHRSQDRYEFSSHITRGEHR; from the exons ATGGAGACCGAAGAGGCCCAGGAAATGGCGCAGATGCCAG GCAGGGAGAGCCCCCCTGCCAACGAAGCGTctgaggaggcagaggagcccATGGCCGTCCCCGAAGACCTGTCAGCCGGTTCCACCCATCAGCAGAACAACCGGGGGGACAAAG GCGAGCGGCCGTTCCAGTGCAGCCAGTGCGGCGCCTCCTTCACCCAGAAGGGCAACCTGCTGCGTCACATCAAGCTCCACTCAGGGGAGAAACCCTTCAAGTGTCACCTGTGCAGCTACGCCTGCCGCAGGAGGGACGCCCTCACCGGACACCTGCGCACCCACTCAG TTGGAAAACCGCACAAGTGCGCCTACTGTGGCCGGAGCTACAAGCAGCGCAGCTCCCTGGAGGAGCACAAGGAGCGCTGCCACAACTACCTGCAGTGCATGGGCCTGCAGAACAGCATCTACACAG TAAAGGAAGAAAGCAACCAGAATGAGCAGAGGGAAGACTTAAGCCAGACGGGATCTGACAGAGCCTTGGTGCTAGACAGACTAGCTAATAATGTAGCTAAGCGTAAGAGCACTATGCCCCAGAAGTTTGTGG GAGACAAACGTCTGTCGGATCTGTCGTACGACGGCGGGTCGGGAGAGCTCATCCAGCCGCACGTCATCGACCAGGCGATCAACAGCGCCATAAGCTACCTGGGAGCGGAGTCTCTGCGGCCCCTGGTCCAGACCTCCCCGGCGCCCTCCGAGGTCGGCATCGGCTCCATCTACCCGCTCCACAAGCCGGTCCCCGAGGGCCACGTGGGCGCCGTCCTGTCGGCCAAAGACAGCGCGGCCGAGAACCTGCTGCTGCTATCCAAGTCGGCGCCCAGCGACAAGGACGGCTCGCCCAGCCACAGCGGCCAGGACTCCACCGACACCGAGAGCAACAACGAAGACCGGACGGGCGCGGCCACCGGCCTCATCTACCTGACCAACCACATGGGCATGAGGAACGGCAGGCTGCCGCTGGTcaaggaggagcagcagaggtaCGACTCCATCAGGGAGGTGGCCGCCGACAGCTTCAAGGTGGTGACGGCGGACGGCGAGCAGGTGAGAGCGTACCGCTGCGAGCCGTGCCGCGTACTCTTCCTGGACCACGTCATGTACACCATTCACATGGGCTGCCACGACCACAGAGACCCCTTCGAGTGCAACATCTGCGGCCACCGGAGTCAAGACCGCTACGAGTTCTCGTCTCACATAACCCGGGGGGAGCATCGTTGA